From a region of the Coffea arabica cultivar ET-39 chromosome 3e, Coffea Arabica ET-39 HiFi, whole genome shotgun sequence genome:
- the LOC113736343 gene encoding uncharacterized protein, which yields MAPSKNLLFVFGVLFALVLLISSDATAADQKSVKTTGVHDASSGQVHQDSISEDRCKYRCCRWYHGQCQKCCRTAEETPEATSGDEDTVTADRCRHGCCRWYHGNCQRCCPPAEETTEATSENEDTVTADGCRHGCCRWYHGRCQRCCPTAEETPEATSGDEVKN from the exons ATGGCACCTTCAAAAAATTTGCTCTTTGTTTTTGGTGTTCTCTTTGCACTTGTGCTCCTCATTTCCTCTGATGCAACAGCTGCAG ATCAGAAGAGCGTGAAAACCACTGGTGTCCACGATGCCAGTTCAGGTCAGGTTCATCAGGATAGCATAAGCGAAGATCGTTGCAAATATCGTTGCTGCCGCTGGTACCATGGACAGTGCCAAAAATGCTGTCGAACTGCTGAGGAGACCCCTGAAGCTACATCCGGAGATGAGGATACCGTAACCGCAGATCGTTGCAGACATGGTTGCTGCCGCTGGTACCATGGAAATTGCCAAAGATGTTGTCCACCTGCTGAGGAGACCACTGAAGCTACATCCGAAAATGAGGATACCGTAACTGCAGATGGTTGCAGACATGGTTGCTGCCGCTGGTACCATGGACGCTGCCAGAGATGCTGTCCAACTGCTGAGGAGACCCCTGAAGCTACATCCGGAGATGAGGTCAAAAATTAA
- the LOC113736421 gene encoding uncharacterized protein, which produces MASSKNLLFLFVVLFALALQIPSDVTAADQASVKTTGEAHQDKISEDRCRYRCCSWYHGQCQRCCASPEETPEATSGDKAAVNADRCRYRCCSWYHGQCQRCCASAEETPEATSGDKATVNADRCRYRCCSWYHGQCQRCCASAEETPEAISADRCRYRCCSWYHGQCQRCCASAEETPEAISADRCRYRCCRWYHGQCQRCCATAEETPEATSGDEVKN; this is translated from the exons ATGGCATCTTCAAAAAATTTGctctttctttttgttgttcTCTTTGCACTTGCACTCCAAATCCCCTCTGATGTTACAGCTGCAG ATCAGGCGAGCGTGAAGACCACTGGTGAGGCTCATCAGGATAAGATAAGTGAAGATCGTTGCAGATATCGTTGCTGCAGCTGGTACCATGGACAATGCCAAAGATGCTGTGCATCTCCTGAGGAGACCCCTGAAGCTACATCTGGAGATAAGGCTGCCGTAAATGCAGATCGTTGCAGATATCGTTGCTGCAGCTGGTACCATGGACAATGCCAAAGATGCTGTGCATCCGCGGAGGAGACCCCTGAAGCTACATCTGGAGATAAGGCTACCGTAAATGCAGATCGTTGCAGATATCGTTGCTGCAGCTGGTACCATGGACAATGCCAAAGATGCTGTGCATCCGCGGAGGAGACCCCTGAAGCTATATCTGCAGATCGTTGCAGATATCGTTGCTGCAGCTGGTACCATGGACAATGCCAAAGATGCTGTGCATCCGCTGAGGAGACCCCTGAAGCTATATCTGCAGATCGTTGCAGATATCGTTGCTGCAGATGGTACCATGGACAATGCCAAAGATGCTGCGCAACCGCTGAGGAGACCCCTGAAGCTACATCTGGAGATGAGGTCAAAAATTAA
- the LOC140038359 gene encoding uncharacterized protein has translation MEGPPWPPPVTGGVPGGAASSKSFADVLSGSGRVEVSPVPDLGCWSTHRGEPALRLSQKELQLLSTPFKNALVGRFPFRRPPMEVIRGFFVSLGLKGDCDVGLLDMNHVLIRPSTEEDFTRLFVRRSWFVKGAQMLLAKWTLDFKAHQDSTYAPVWVSLPTLPLPLFNAVYIVKLAGLLGRCLKIDSATLALRRSSVARVLVEMDVSKQPPNRIWIGEDQEGFWQDVEYESWPKFCGFCTRFGHADGDCYRKNPDLKPSKKLVMKAAKSMEVYRPKGLCGPDSDPPQRDCSIIQLESHQLPVGALVPGQAREGQIDVTIAPEVIARSDMGEVKATIQADTVTTSVADVAFGGVATAGILVAADAFADESERDPHGVEQGSARSLAKQSGGWEGMECGQSVEVVAVSSNSFAVLHSLSDMEVQDFERDPSRSASHARTPSQRHRRQCSDGDKPGEVVSRDQLKQFHRLLLQRRSVEPGEGLLCDLDGSDKAKQQEVAANGQPAARHKGGRPAKAILNQSVVWNIRGASRKDSLRYLHKICKTNKIRLLVLLEPLSDTPQLEVVRRLLGFDSALGALNNKVWVFWYNDMSLSFKELAEQLLHMHITFSSGCSIQFSAVYARCTRVGRRDLWSTMDALAGEIVGPWLLAGDFNVISSMEERVGGSPANERNMEEFNDSIGNCGLTEVPFDGALFTWTNGRVWQRLDRALMNRDWAVGYEFSHVSHLCRGRSDHAPLLISCQNGSPTKHSFKFLNVWRWHSGFMEVVQQGWAMPVGGDGMTKFNQKLRAVKGCLRGWNVQVFGNIFNRVREAEVVLKQREEQYDIGRDSGSRAALEEAKAVYARSLAWECEYWRQKAGIRWLQVGDANSAFFHSRCRQRRNFNFVARIKDQSGTWLENIQDIRRSAVDFFASLFASEQHGWQAPGLPFTLPHLSAADNAMLSVPPDMDELKGVIFALQPDSAPGPDGFGAGFYQACWDIIKSDLLEAVQAFFQGMRLPRSFTSTSILLLPKVAGATQWKDFRPISLCNVCSKIISKIVSDRLGRVLPALVAPWQTGFVPGRGITDNILLTQELVADFDRRLRHPNLMLKLDMEKAYDRVEWPFLLFMLRNFGFEEQVVDIIFRLVSNNWFSVLVNGEAAGFFKSSRGLRQGDPVSPALFVLIADFLGRGLHHLLVSQPGRCFVSSGTPVPYLAFADDMLIFTRCSEECLTAIKGFLTEYQEASGQRVNSIKSSFFLPSGATSRQEELVHRILGFHRQSFPFTYLGAPIYKGRQRGVLFDDIVSKMRARLGHWSTKLLSFGGKLVLARHVLASLPMYLLQVLDPPKAVLTRLGRICNSFLWDHQGERRIHWSSWDKLCFPFDEGGLGFRSFKDMARAFAAKLWWRFRLGDSIWAAFMQAKYIKGIHPLEVSAMRATATWRRLEVIGPVVEPNIRWSLGEGLVDFWKDRWVFHEPLQHVVVSSERPHFLVSEFITLERWDERRLARWVPEFVVRAIIDIPFDLSQKDRMVWLPSPSGCFSVKSAWEVLRQRRHHSLVDSLLWPSVLPAKMSFLAWRLVRNVLPLDVALRSRGLALPSRCGCCYLEEEALLYVFLTGPVASEVWRRVSARFGFQLQNCLSMASVFVAWYFTSPSSSKNHIRAFMPVVVCWFLWLARNQERYHGVRWGSDRIIHEVDDFLEQLGRANRLHRSHFTGDADCELLRLIKSPPRRRTPRAIAWVKPPLGVLKFNSDASVNQGRASGGGLLRDYQGKVIFAFYKEFGEQDVLSAESLALLFGLQLCLQRGLRPSLVEVDFKALVQLVVSGAIAKWPLCNILRKIRCLLEGFSASVSHIFREANSSADRLAAVGAGGVCIYDHVHQVSAIVRASIVLDSCGVPCVRWFDEEG, from the exons ATGGAGGGTCCTCCATGGCCGCCGCCGGTCACGGGAGGTGTGCCTGGTGGTGCGGCCTCTTCCAAGTCCTTCGCCGACGTGCTCTCTGGATCAGGCCGGGTGGAGGTATCGCCTGTTCCAGATCTGGGTTGTTGGTCGACTCATCGAGGAGAACCTGCACTACGTTTATCCCAGAAAGAGTTGCAACTGCTGTCGACACCTTTCAAAAATGCTTTGGTTGGACGGTTTCCTTTCCGTCGGCCCCCTATGGAGGTCATTAGGGGTTTTTTTGTTTCGCTGGGTCTCAAGGGAGATTGTGATGTCGGCCTTCTCGATATGAACCACGTCCTTATCAGGCCTTCGACTGAGGAGGATTTCACCCGCCTCTTCGTGCGCCGTTCCTGGTTTGTGAAGGGAGCGCAGATGCTTTTAGCAAAGTGGACGTTGGATTTCAAAGCCCATCAGGATTCGACATATGCGCCGGTGTGGGTATCACTGCCAACGCTCCCGTTGCCCTTGTTCAATGCCGTATATATTGTCAAATTAGCTGGTTTGCTGGGGAGGTGTCTGAAGATCGACTCAGCGACATTAGCGCTCAGACGGTCGTCGGTAGCGAGGGTACTGGTTGAGATGGATGTATCCAAGCAACCCCCAAACCGTATCTGGATTGGGGAGGACCAGGAGGGGTTCTGGCAGGATGTGGAATATGAAAGCTGGCCGAAGTTTTGTGGGTTTTGTACTCGATTTGGTCATGCAGACGGGGACTGTTATAGGAAGAATCCGGATCTCAAACCCTCCAAAAAGTTGGTCATGAAGGCAGCAAAGTCTATGGAGGTTTACCGGCCTAAAGGTCTGTGTGGACCGGATAGTGACCCCCCACAACGGGATTGTTCGATTATTCAGTTGGAGTCTCACCAGCTCCCTGTTGGGGCCTTGGTTCCTGGCCAGGCCAGGGAAGGGCAAATTGACGTAACTATTGCACCAGAGGTGATTGCACGCTCGGACATGGGGGAAGTAAAGGCGACTATACAGGCTGACACTGTTACCACGTCGGTGGCTGATGTAGCGTTTGGGGGTGTTGCGACTGCTGGAATTTTGGTAGCTGCGGATGCGTTTGCTGATGAGTCAGAAAGGGATCCACACGGGGTGGAGCAAGGCTCTGCCCGCTCGCTGGCAAAGCAGTCTGGTGGTTGGGAGGGGATGGAGTGTGGGCAGAGTGTTGAGGTGGTTGCGGTGTCCTCCAATTCCTTCGCGGTGCTGCACTCATTATCGGACATGGAGGTGCAGGATTTTGAGCGCGACCCTTCCAGGTCTGCGAGTCATGCGCGGACACCCAGCCAGAGACATAGACGTCAGTGCTCGGACGGGGATAAACCGGGGGAAGTGGTGTCGAGGGACCAGCTAAAACAGTTCCACAGGTTGTTGCTTCAACGCCGGTCCGTTGAGCCAGGAGAGGGCCTGCTTTGTGATCTGGATGGGTCAGACAAGGCGAAGCAGCAAGAGGTCGCGGCGAATGGTCAGCCTGCAGCTAGGCACAAGGGGGGCCGGCCAGCTAAAGCAATTCTTAATCAG TCTGTGGTTTGGAATATCCGTGGGGCTTCCCGCAAAGATTCTCTTAGATATTTACATAAGATTtgcaaaactaataaaataaggtTGCTGGTGCTTCTGGAACCTTTGTCGGATACTCCTCAACTTGAGGTGGTCCGACGGTTACTTGGGTTTGATAGTGCTCTGGGAGCATTGAATAATAAGGTGTGGGTTTTTTGGTACAATGACATGTCGTTGAGTTTCAAGGAACTGGCAGAGCAACTCCTCCACATGCACATCACCTTCTCCTCGGGGTGTTCTATTCAATTCTCGGCAGTATATGCTCGGTGCACCAGGGTGGGGCGGCGTGATCTGTGGTCAACAATGGATGCTTTGGCAGGTGAAATTGTTGGACCCTGGTTACTGGCAGGAGATTTTAACGTCATCTCCAGTATGGAGGAGCGCGTAGGAGGTTCCCCGGCCAATGAAAGAAACATGGAAgaatttaatgattcaattgGCAATTGTGGTTTGACGGAGGTGCCTTTTGATGGTGCTTTATTCACATGGACGAATGGTAGGGTGTGGCAGCGATTGGATAGGGCCTTAATGAATCGGGATTGGGCTGTTGGGTATGAGTTCTCTCATGTCTCGCATTTGTGCAGAGGTCGTTCGGATCATGCTCCACTTTTGATTAGCTGCCAGAATGGGAGTCCTACCAAACATTCATTTAAATTTCTAAATGTTTGGCGGTGGCACTCAGGTTTTATGGAGGTGGTACAGCAGGGTTGGGCGATGCCGGTGGGGGGTGACGGTATGACGAAATTTAATCAAAAACTGCGGGCAGTTAAGGGTTGTCTGCGTGGTTGGAATGTCCAGGTTTTTGGCAATATTTTTAACAGGGTCAGGGAGGCAGAGGTTGTTCTGAAACAACGGGAGGAGCAGTATGACATTGGGAGGGATTCTGGTTCCAGAGCAGCGCTGGAGGAGGCAAAGGCGGTTTATGCGAGGAGCCTGGCATGGGAATGTGAGTATTGGAGACAGAAGGCAGGCATCCGATGGTTGCAGGTTGGGGATGCTAATTCGGCATTTTTTCATTCTCGTTGTCGTCAGCGTCGCAATTTTAATTTTGTGGCTCGCATTAAAGATCAGTCGGGAACATGGTTGGAGAATATCCAAGACATCCGGCGTTCAGCGGTGGACTTCTTTGCTTCTTTGTTTGCCTCTGAACAACATGGATGGCAAGCTCCGGGGCTTCCTTTTACGCTCCCACATCTGTCTGCTGCGGACAATGCCATGTTAAGTGTGCCACCTGACATGGATGAATTGAAGGGGGTGATTTTTGCGCTACAACCAGATAGTGCTCCGGGACCTGATGGGTTTGGGGCTGGCTTTTACCAGGCTTGTTGGGATATTATCAAGTCCGATTTGTTGGAGGCGGTACAGGCGTTCTTCCAGGGTATGCGTTTGCCTAGGAGTTTTACTAGCACTTCTATTCTTCTCCTCCCTAAGGTTGCGGGCGCCACGCAATGGAAGGACTTTCGGCCAATCAGTCTGTGCAACGTCTGCTCCAAAATTATTTCCAAGATCGTTTCTGATCGGTTGGGTAGGGTTCTTCCTGCCTTAGTGGCTCCCTGGCAGACTGGCTTTGTACCAGGACGCGGGATCACGGACAACATCCTTCTCACGCAGGAGTTGGTGGCAGATTTCGATCGGCGCTTGAGGCACCCGAATCTCATGCTGAAGTTGGATATGGAAAAGGCGTATGACAGGGTCGAGTggccgtttcttttgtttatgctgCGGAATTTTGGTTTTGAGGAACAGGTGGTAGACATTATTTTTCGTCTGGTGTCTAATAATTGGTTTTCAGTTTTGGTGAATGGGGAGGCTGCGGGATTTTTTAAGTCCTCAAGGGGGCTTCGGCAGGGTGACCCGGTGTCTCCTGCCCTTTTTGTATTAATTGCCGATTTTTTAGGTCGTGGGCTGCACCATCTTCTGGTTAGTCAACCGGGCAGGTGTTTTGTTTCGTCAGGGACCCCGGTGCCCTACCTCGCTTTTGCTGATGACATGCTTATTTTTACACGATGCTCGGAGGAGTGCCTGACTGCAATCAAGGGGTTTCTTACGGAGTACCAGGAGGCCTCAGGTCAAAGGGTAAATAGCATTAAGAGCTCATTTTTTTTGCCTTCAGGGGCTACTTCAAGGCAGGAGGAGTTGGTGCATAGGATTTTGGGTTTTCACCGGCAATCGTTTCCATTCACTTATTTGGGGGCACCTATTTATAAAGGCCGACAGAGGGGTGTCTTGTTTGATGATATTGTTTCTAAAATGCGGGCCCGCCTTGGGCACTGGAGTACTAAGTTGCTATCCTTTGGGGGTAAACTCGTCTTAGCACGGCATGTCCTAGCGTCGTTGCCAATGTACTTACTTCAGGTGTTGGATCCTCCAAAGGCGGTGCTCACTCGGTTGGGCAGGATTTGTAATTCCTTTCTTTGGGATCATCAAGGGGAGAGGCGCATTCATTGGTCTTCCTGGGATAAGTTATGTTTCCCCTTTGACGAAGGGGGTCTTGGGTTTCGATCCTTCAAGGACATGGCAAGGGCTTTCGCGGCAAAATTATGGTGGCGTTTTAGGCTCGGCGATTCCATTTGGGCTGCTTTCATGCAGGCCAAGTACATCAAAGGGATTCACCCATTGGAAGTGTCGGCAATGCGGGCTACAGCTACGTGGAGACGTCTTGAGGTGATAGGGCCTGTGGTTGAGCCGAACATTAGGTGGAGTTTAGGGGAAGGTCTGGTGGATTTTTGGAAGGACAGGTGGGTTTTTCATGAGCCCTTACAGCATGTTGTGGTTAGTTCGGAGAGGCCTCATTTTCTTGTCTCGGAGTTTATTACTTTGGAGAGATGGGATGAACGGCGTCTTGCCCGGTGGGTTCCGGAGTTTGTCGTCCGCGCAATTATAGACATACCCTTTGACTTATCTCAGAAAGATAGAATGGTTTGGTTGCCTTCACCGTCGGGGTGTTTCTCGGTCAAGTCGGCATGGGAGGTGCTTCGGCAAAGGCGGCATCATTCCTTGGTCGATTCCTTATTATGGCCTTCGGTCCTGCCGGCAAAAATGTCCTTTTTGGCTTGGAGATTGGTGCGTAATGTCCTTCCTCTGGATGTGGCGTTGCGGTCGCGGGGTCTGGCCTTGCCCTCTAGATGTGGGTGTTGCTATCTGGAGGAGGAGGCTCTGTTGTATGTTTTTCTAACTGGTCCGGTGGCTTCGGAAGTGTGGCGGAGAGTGTCTGCCCGTTTTGGATTTCAGCTGCagaattgcttgagtatggcGTCGGTTTTTGTAGCTTGGTATTTCACTTCTCCGTCATCTTCGAAAAATCATATTCGGGCGTTCATGCCAGTAGTAGTGTGCTGGTTTCTTTGGTTAGCAAGGAATCAGGAGCGCTATCATGGCGTGCGGTGGGGCAGTGATAGGATCATCCACGAGGTGGACGATTTTTTGGAACAGCTTGGGAGGGCAAATAGGCTTCATCGGTCGCATTTCACGGGAGATGCTGATTGTGAGTTGCTTCGCCTAATTAAATCCCCTCCTCGGAGGAGGACCCCTCGTGCGATCGCCTGGGTGAAACCGCCTCTTGGTGTGCTTAAATTCAACTCGGACGCCAGTGTGAACCAGGGTAGGGCCTCGGGTGGGGGTTTGCTGCGTGATTATCAAGGGAAAGTGATTTTTGCTTTTTATAAAGAATTCGGAGAGCAGGATGTGTTGTCGGCAGAAAGCTTGGCTTTGTTGTTTGGCCTCCAGTTGTGTTTACAGAGGGGTTTGCGTCCCTCGTTGGTTGAAGTCGATTTCAAGGCTTTGGTGCAGTTGGTTGTCTCTGGGGCAATTGCTAAGTGGCCATTATGTAATATCTTGAGGAAAATTAGATGTCTCCTTGAGGGTTTCTCGGCCTCCGTTTCACATATTTTCCGTGAGGCTAACTCCTCGGCGGATAGATTAGCAGCTGTTGGGGCAGGAGGCGTTTGCATTTATGATCATGTTCACCAAGTGTCGGCAATTGTTCGGGCCTCTATTGTGCTGGACTCATGTGGGGTGCCATGTGTTCGCTGGTTTGATGAGGAGGGTTAG